One part of the Macrobrachium nipponense isolate FS-2020 chromosome 38, ASM1510439v2, whole genome shotgun sequence genome encodes these proteins:
- the LOC135209757 gene encoding gastrula zinc finger protein XlCGF8.2DB-like: MNAEILIKSPLKSELDDQLLLTPVKLESRDPVGCPENANDHSSSDPFVEIKTLPEEYCKSDEDEMKYTCQVDSAESKEYSPISRKQVNKEGWGVKPIRCEVCGKSYSREKYLKSHMKNHLGDNPFNRCECGKTFFLRSVLLKHMRTHTGERPFTCSECGGAFACRGDLTQHKRIHTGLKPFVCSECPKAFSHKSDLTKHKRIHTGEKPFTCDECLKRFTRKSGLTNHMRLHTGERPFTCSECGKAFGLKACLKTHMITHTGDYPFSCCECGKSFFQKGDLQIHMRTHTGERPFRCTQCEKAFYQKKHLNSHMIIHSGVKPFSCSVCHRSFSQKIFLTHHMRTHTGEKPYMCDVCGVKFSFKPSLTGHLKSHGR, translated from the coding sequence ATGAATGCTGAAATTTTGATAAAATCGCCCTTGAAAAGTGAACTTGATGATCAACTATTACTAACTCCAGTCAAACTTGAAAGTAGGGATCCAGTTGGCTGTCCTGAAAATGCTAATGATCACTCCTCTTCGGATCCATTTGTAGAAATCAAGACTTTGCCAGAGGAGTACTGCAAGTCtgatgaagatgaaatgaaatatacATGTCAAGTTGATTCAGCAGAGAGTAAGGAATATTCACCAATTTCCAGAAAACAAGTCAATAAAGAAGGATGGGGAGTGAAGCCTATTAGGTGTGAGGTATGTGGCAAATCGTATTCTCgggaaaaatatctcaaaagtcACATGAAGAATCACCTTGGAGACAATCCATTCAACCGTTGTGAATGTgggaaaacattttttcttagAAGTGTTCTTTTGAAGCATATGAGGACCCATACTGGAGAGAGGCCATTTACTTGTAGTGAGTGTGGAGGGGCATTTGCTTGTAGAGGTGATCTTACGCAGCATAAAAGGATTCATACTGGATTGAAGCCATTTGTTTGTAGCGAATGTCCGAAAGCATTTTCTCATAAGAGTGATCTCACAAAGCATAAGCGGATTCATACAGGAGAAAAGCCATTTACCTGTGATGAGTGTTTGAAAAGATTTACTCGTAAAAGTGGGCTCACAAATCACATGAGGCTTCATACTGGAGAGAGACCGTTTACTTGCAGTGAGTGTGGGAAAGCATTTGGTCTGAAAGCATGCCTGAAAACTCACATGATCACTCACACTGGAGATTACCCCTTCAGCTGCTGTGAATGTGGGAAGTCTTTCTTCCAGAAAGGTGACCTCCAAATTCACATGAGAACTCACACTGGAGAGAGGCCTTTCAGGTGCACCCAGTGTGAAAAGGCCTTTTATCAGAAAAAGCACCTTAATAGTCATATGATCATTCACAGTGGAGTTAAACCATTCAGCTGCAGTGTGTGTCATAGGTCATTCTCCCAGAAAATTTTTCTCACGCATCACATGCGGACACATACTGGCGAGAAGCCGTACATGTGCGATGTGTGTGGGGTAAAATTCTCTTTTAAACCTTCTCTTACCGGTCATTTGAAGTCGCACGGGAGATAG